From Megalops cyprinoides isolate fMegCyp1 chromosome 18, fMegCyp1.pri, whole genome shotgun sequence, one genomic window encodes:
- the mad2l1 gene encoding mitotic spindle assembly checkpoint protein MAD2A, protein MSSTLKGITLKGSAELVAEFFSFGINSILYQRGIYPPETFTRVTQYDMSLYLTTDSKLKNYLTNVVTQLKEWLFDCTVQKLVVVITCLETNEVLERWQFDIECDKTAKQSSAPREKSIKAIQEEIRSVIRQITATVTFLPLLETACAFDLLIYTDKDLEVPEKWEESGPQMITDSEEVRLRSFTTTIHKVNSMVAYKRTDSM, encoded by the exons ATGTCGAGCACGTTGAAAGGGATTACTCTCAAAGGCAGCGCCGAGCTGGTTGCCGAGTTTTTTT CATTTGGTATCAACAGTATTTTATACCAAAGAGGGATCTACCCCCCGGAAACTTTCACTCGAGTTACCCAGTACGACATGAGTCTGTACCTCACCACCGACTCCAAGCTGAAGAACTACCTGACCAACGTGGTGACCCAGCTCAAAG agtGGTTGTTCGACTGCACAGTTCAGAAGCTTGTCGTTGTGATAACGTGTTTGGAGACTAACGAGGTGTTGGAGAGGTGGCAGTTTGACATCGAGTGTGACAAGACCGCTAAGCAGAGCAG TGCTCCCAGAGAAAAGTCCATCAAGGCCATTCAGGAGGAGATCCGCTCCGTCATCCGACAGATCACAGCCACGGTCACGTTCCTGCCGCTGCTGGAGACTGCAT GTGCGTTCGATCTCCTCATCTACACGGACAAAGACCTGGAGGTGCCCGAGAAGTGGGAGGAGTCCGGGCCTCAGATGATCACTGACTCGGAGGAGGTTCGTCTGCGCTccttcaccaccaccatccacaAGGTCAACAGCATGGTGGCCTATAAGAGGACCGACTCCATGTAG